The genomic interval ACCATACTTCTGCCTTGTGTAAATGGGACTGGGAGCAGGATAGAAGAATTGAGTCAATCTTTGGAGATGCTGATTAATGTTGTACTTGCTCGTTAGCAGTCCTTCTGTAAGTATATACCTCAAGTGGACCATCATGGAAGTTTGCTTGCGAAGGATGGTTGTCATACGTGACTGATCACAACATAAGTGGAGATAAAGCAGGATCTGagattttttatcttaaaataaataaataaaattgagatatacTATTATAATCCTACACAAATTCCAGGTCTCGGTGTTAGAGAGAGCAACAGAGAAATTAAGGTTTTAGGCAAATGTTGACTCCTTGTTTCCTGATAGTTGTCAAGTTGATTGCCTTTGtatcttttttgtttcatgtGATGGTTGTAGTTATTGTCCTGATGATTTGCAAACTCTGTCTAAAAACATTGTTGCTTGTTTCTGTGCTTAGATATGTTGTTGTGCTTGTTGCCTGGAAACCTTTACTCTATTATTAGTTTTCCTGTTTGATTGTtatttctttatctttatcatTTTGGTCACAATGTACAATTTGCTTGTGTAAAATTAGACTCCTCTTTTTTAGATTATAATTGTATAGGTGGACAAGCTAATGATCAGTCTATCTGCATTTTTTACATGAGCATTATCCATGGTAAATTTggacgcacacacacacacacacatattagtGTGCACTTTCAACTCCCTGTTTAGGATCTACTGTTTCATTCTGCAATATTCTTCTTTGCCTCGTTCTTCCCTGTTGGGGGTTTAACACTCATGTTGACCTGCTTCATTGTGACTTTTTCTTATGTTTGTCAGAGACGTGCTGGAGATCCGCTTCGTGTATACATGGATCTTGAGGCTGGCAGAAAGCGGTCAGGGGTAGAggatttatttataagttatcACGCCAAAGATGATGTTCAGTCTACCTATGCCGGTGCGCTCTTTCATAATGGTCGAAATTATCACGTATCTTCTTTGAAGAACAATGTAAGTATATTTTCCTTCCATATAATTTTGTGaaggggtaaaaaaaaaagaaatcatggtAACTtgacatggttttttttttttttttttttgtttcaaggATACACTTGTATATTGGTCTTCATCACGTTGTCTTCCTCAAAGAAATTGGCTTGCCAAGCGGCTTCTCAGTTTGCTGCCTCACCATTCATTTGGCAAGTGTTTGAACAATGTTGGCGGCGCAAACATGGCCCTATCTTTCTACCCTAAATGTGCCAATGATGCCAGCGTCATCCCAAAATGGTGGGATCATTTACATTGTGCAATGTCTCACTACAAGTTTGTTCTTGCCATTGAAAACACCATGACAGAGAGTTACGTGACAGAGAAGCTATTTTATGCCCTAGACTCTGGTGCCGTGCCTATCTACTTTGGTGCACCCAACGTCTGGGACTTTGTCCCTCCACATTCAATAATAGATGGCTCTAAATTCAACTCCTTGGAGGAATTGGCTTCTTACATAAAGGCCCTTGCCAATGACCCTGTAGCCTATGCAGAGTACCATGCTTGGAGAAGATGCGGTGTCCTGGGTAACTATGGAAAGACCCGTGCAACGAGCCTTGACACATTGCCGTGCCGGTTGTGTGAGGCTGTCAGCAGAAAAGGTGGGAGGAATGCGAGAGCATATTGAATTTTGGAGGCCGGTATTTTCTGTGTCCGTTCTCATAGTGGTCCTAGTTGATCATAGGATTGAGTCCTAATACGATGTGTTATTCTTAGGTGTGTATAGGGTCAAGAATGAGTTTgacatctttttattattagaattcGAATACTGATAGATTATACCATTGAAAAACAAAGCTCATGTTAACCCAAAACCAACCagaatatattaaatttttagcTCTTTGCTTTCCTCTTTTTAGGCATCCCTTCTATTTCTGAGTTggattttgttcttttatttactCCTTGGATTTTTTTcgttaatattataataatccTATATTTCCCAACGAAGTGCCTACCAAATGCTCTCTCTACCTCTCCTTTACATCTTCTGGAAAAATGCTAGAAGTTTACATTACAGTGCTACTCCTCTTTGGCTTTAGATCGAAAACTAGTTTAGACAACACAATGAAAAGGAATGCCACAACTAATTCAATGATAGGTTCGGCATTTGTAAGAGGGGATCTGGCTTTTGATAAAGCTACTTACATGCTACAATACCATGCCAAATCAATAGAGCACTACTACTTTAATATTTAGACATTAGACCCACTTTTgaattcatcatcatcttccttgtGGAACTTCCATACCGAAGCCAAAATGCCATTAGAAGTAGAAGGTTTAGATTTCTCACCTCTTTGGACCTGCACTAGGAACATGACCATCGTTAAAACCATAAAGAACAGGGGAAACTCAAGCCTGTTATTAACTCTGTATCTTACTCTTTGCCTTGGTTTGCCTTTTTGGATCTTCACAGTCTTTAGTTCGTGGGGTCTGTTATATAGATACTCCTTTTTCTGCTCATCATTCATGGAATCCATCATTTCAGCCTGTCAAACAGAGTAAACGAAGTACTGAATTAACCGAGTATCCATAATAATGTTTTAGcccttttttatttcaaaaagaaCTTGGGCTCGTTGGGCTCatttggatgatgagatgagatagtttcagatgagttgaataaactattattaaaatattattattattttgatatttaaaaaagttgaattgtttattatatgttgtataaaaatttgataaagttgtaatgatgagatgagttgatatgatttttatatccaaacgagccctaagtcATTCCCTTCCTTTCATACCCTCTGAGGGTTTGCTTACAAACTTTAGAAGTGCAAAGCTACGAAATGCAATGGGAAGAACTGAAGGGAACTTACCCATATTCCAAgatcttctatttctttctgCAGGACTTCTTCCTCCTTATCTGCAAGGCTTTTCTTCTCTTGCCAAGAAACTGCCTTGGCCTTTGcagttcctttctttttctggttCCCTTCCCTTGTAGTAGACATTAATATCTCTTCTAATCCACAAAATAACTCACGATAGACAAAATGTGCAATGCAAGTACTGCAGAGAATATGGAGGGAGAGAtttaaggggaaaaaagaagaagaaaatatgtaacggctgGTCAAATGCAACACATGATAGACAATGGGGTTGCATGATTAATGTTAAAAGGAGTAGCAGAGAGTGGAAACGTTAAAGGGAAAAAACCACCCTATGCAATTCATcgagaaaaattctatttataagtcagTGTAGATAACATAATAAATGAGAAGTATTTTTATTCTTACCGAAGTGGAAACGTTAGAGAGGAATAGATACATATGCAattcataaagaaaaattctatttataatccggataatataataaaaaattaaattttaatgagaaatattcttctcttacctaatattataattgtcaatcacatcaattaatatctcacattttatattttttataggaacacttgaattgttaatttataaaattaattaatatgtgatataattattggaaatgatatttttaaagataaaaagtagTATTGGTgatgtgaatttaattttaaaaactaaaaaaatattttatcagaatagcattatttaaattaaaaataaaaccaaggtTGACATGGGCCCATTGGGCCGTGGCCAACCCAGCGCCTCGTAGCCCCTTATTTTATAAAGAACAGAGAAACGTATGTCAGATTCTTCAGATCGTCGTCGTCGCAGTCGTAATAAGACATGGCGAATCGCGTTTCAACGATGTTGTTGTGTTCGCTGGTGGCTATAATACCGTTATTGTATTCTGTTGGTGCGGAGCAGTCGCTGTCGGCGAATGGGAAGGTATTGGAACTGGACGAGTCGAACTTCGATTCGGCCATCTCTACCTTCGACTTTATCCTCGTCGACTTCTACGCCCCATGGTGCGGCCACTGCAAGCGTCTCTCTCCCCAGGTCcctatctttctctctctatagaTTTCCTTTTCGAGAAATTGCTTGGGTAAACGCTAAAATTCATCGGTGGTAATTCTAGAggtacattttttaatattagccGTGACAATCTTTAACGATCATTCACCAGAAGGCATAGAATTTGAATACCCATATATGAACCTGACAGTATGGTCTAAAATGATTTCAGTAGAAGCCTAtttgtttaacatttttaaagaaaatcatCTAAGAACAGGAGGATATATCACTTCGTACTGTTGCCAGTCTTATTAATACAGTTGAGTCATGGTATATTTTGGGAAGGTTACCCATGTTGATCTTTCACTTTGCAAACTCTATGGAGAATGAATATATGGTAGATTGCGAATCTTGCCCCATTTTATAAGGATgttcttattttattagatttcaGAGAAATGATCCGATACTTGTGAAAAGGGGTTCTGGGATTTACtgttatgattattattttttaagtgaaaagaacttttattaatacaaatataGGCATAGCCTATTTACTGTTATGATTCTCGAGCAACTCACACACCCCATGGGACTTGAACTAATGATATCACCCAAGTCCCCAATCTTCTTAGTAATAACCATGATTGAGTCTAGAAGGGTGGTGAATTGGGATCTCACTTTGTTTGGAGGGAGAAATTGTTTCtgtttataatgattctaaGCGGTTCCAATTGAAATCTCTACTAATCTTTTCAGTATAAGCCCATACGTGACTTGGGCTTTCTTTGGATTGTTACAAATGGTTTTAGTATCAatcataaattagaaatatgagGCTTGGACCTTGCCACTAAGAATGAAATGGCCTGTCGAGAACATCAGGGAATAAAGGAGTAGATTTTCATACCATAGATGATAGATTGAATATAGAAAACTGGTGAATGAGATCCTACatacattgcttgagaatgagaagttgtggcagtttataatgattttaagggctccaattgtaacctTGACTTAGTCCTTTTGGAGTTTTCTTTGAGTCGTTACAAGTATATAAAAACCAATCAAGTtgttcttagaatgtatttacgtgttcttttgtatacttcttgtgtgcATGGGCTaggcctatttcattcatatcaataaatttactcttacttataaaaaaaaaaaaaaaaccaatcaaGTTGTTATCATATAAAGTAGTCAGTTTGAAGAAACAAATATGAGATACCATGTATGGAGTACTTGCCCATCATGGCTCGAGATAGGTGTCAGGTTTATTGTGATGCACTCTCAGCTtaggaatttgaatttttgctgGCATAAGTTGTTCTTATCTTTGAGCTTGGGGCAATGACGCAGCTAGTGAGGTTCTAACCGAAGCGCCTCTTTTGCTTGTTGAAGACTATTTCAAATCCCCTCTTAGACCCAGGTTTGGCCCTGGCCTTTGAGAAATTCTGGAACCCTTTGGGGGCAAAgcccttgaaaaaaaaaagaagaagaagaagaagaagaagaagaagttgttCTTATGTAAAACCCAGTCAGCTTTTGAGTTATGGAGGGAGACCAACTTTGCACTTGCTTTTTCTGTTTTAAATTTGCTCAGGAAATGATCAAATCATGGAGAAGGATATATGTTTTGAATATGCCTCTTCTGTAGTACAGCTCTACCTTTACGGTACAGTTGTTAGAGTCCTTTgtaattttctgtttatttGGAGTGGTtagtttcaaaattcaaagatCTCTTTTAGCTTAGAATGGTTTTTTTACAATTCCTTTcagcattatttttttcatttagataTTAGAACTTATGTTTCCAACTTGTATATTGAAGTTAGAACACTAACAGATTTAATTGTTACATTACAGTTGGATGAAGCTGCCCCCATACTTTCCAGCTTGAAAGAACCCATAGTCATAGCAAAAGTAAATGCTGACAAATTTACCCGCCTGGCTCGTAAATATGATATTGAGTACGCTTCTGGGGTTTTCATCCCAATCCCTTTTAATGTTAATTACACTTGTCTATTTGTTGGTCTATTTGTTGGATATTTGGGCTTCCTTTTGCGGTTGACTTGAACAAGAATATTAGGACTCAGCTCCAAGACACCATATTGATGGTTTCAGTGTGATCATAATCATAATTCCTACTAAGAATATGTTTCTCAGTGTGTTCTCTAGAATATCATTATTTTCAGAAAGCAAATC from Juglans microcarpa x Juglans regia isolate MS1-56 chromosome 4S, Jm3101_v1.0, whole genome shotgun sequence carries:
- the LOC121262974 gene encoding alpha-(1,4)-fucosyltransferase-like; translated protein: MPFKPLNTITVAFMLAFTFLILFFSGFLEFPSVVNSIQPISQTASSETKSEPDPFTDLISAFRKWDSQVGCALFEEKHKALLPIQSNGSSSLQDHVLECRELKMEHVSVLVKGWTWIPDNLDDLYSCRCGLSCLWTKSSVLADRPDALLFETTTPPLQRRAGDPLRVYMDLEAGRKRSGVEDLFISYHAKDDVQSTYAGALFHNGRNYHVSSLKNNDTLVYWSSSRCLPQRNWLAKRLLSLLPHHSFGKCLNNVGGANMALSFYPKCANDASVIPKWWDHLHCAMSHYKFVLAIENTMTESYVTEKLFYALDSGAVPIYFGAPNVWDFVPPHSIIDGSKFNSLEELASYIKALANDPVAYAEYHAWRRCGVLGNYGKTRATSLDTLPCRLCEAVSRKGGRNARAY
- the LOC121263192 gene encoding uncharacterized protein LOC121263192 is translated as MSTTREGNQKKKGTAKAKAVSWQEKKSLADKEEEVLQKEIEDLGIWAEMMDSMNDEQKKEYLYNRPHELKTVKIQKGKPRQRVQRGEKSKPSTSNGILASVWKFHKEDDDEFKSGSNV